One Gimesia aquarii DNA segment encodes these proteins:
- a CDS encoding LysM peptidoglycan-binding domain-containing protein, with protein sequence MTEEKKAEKTAEEDWGIEKPKSGIAIETKVGLCLIFILLSAFGLVVYQKINRPQEDLAVNNPAEVESKEKLPEADPNQEVDPFGEGNLQPSSSDQVVDQSNGFGSNGSNSGFSTPLEGQDQDNSFAMQQSGAQGTDQFSQNTFENQTEPQQSSEFAMNQTDNGFQQFDSSSNSNNEFENPTQNEFQAGMQNQSEPATFDNSQQEFGAEQQNPFSQENQFAQQPTQTAQQSNDFNLESQTGLPPDPVAGNSGLREQPSGNEFDQSAEVTTNAFQAEEDPFGGLAQQGQTMQAEPQQSAENEFENFDPANELNSAQMQNPEEFSDNTAKINITDISTPAEAGEFDAAEFSQGKPQSSMAQNEQSFNQEFEQPEVSEFNADSANQGEGRFGNFRPEEFSAQQAESVTTVKNPSAAIDTSTFHNPGAMTEQQAPQAQGLFDRSAPTSDNSIQEFGALQEESFQQEPVMNSRGEYTVQHGENFWTISKKLYGTGRYFQLLAEINKNRVSDPQKMRPGTKLIAPDRTAIDARYQSRHKSTQTIASKFSGTGAVRKSSKPSGFFISQDGRPMYRVGSNDTLTDISQRHLGRSSRWFQIYQINRQKLQNPNKLKIGTELQLPYDASRVSLVPGNTSSR encoded by the coding sequence ATGACTGAAGAAAAAAAAGCAGAAAAGACAGCCGAAGAAGACTGGGGAATTGAAAAACCTAAGTCTGGGATTGCCATTGAAACCAAAGTGGGACTTTGTCTGATTTTTATCTTGCTGAGTGCCTTTGGTTTAGTCGTTTATCAGAAAATTAATCGACCGCAGGAAGATCTCGCTGTGAATAATCCTGCAGAGGTTGAGTCCAAGGAGAAGTTGCCAGAAGCAGATCCGAATCAAGAAGTAGATCCTTTTGGAGAGGGGAATTTGCAGCCTTCCTCTTCTGATCAGGTTGTCGATCAGTCGAATGGTTTTGGTTCGAATGGAAGCAATTCGGGATTTTCTACTCCACTGGAAGGGCAGGATCAGGATAATTCTTTTGCGATGCAGCAATCTGGGGCACAAGGTACGGATCAGTTTTCCCAAAACACATTCGAAAATCAGACTGAACCTCAACAGTCTTCTGAATTTGCAATGAATCAGACAGATAATGGATTCCAGCAGTTTGATTCCTCGTCAAATTCGAATAATGAATTTGAAAATCCCACTCAAAATGAATTTCAGGCGGGCATGCAGAATCAGTCTGAGCCCGCTACTTTTGATAATTCTCAACAGGAATTTGGAGCAGAGCAACAAAACCCATTTTCACAAGAGAATCAGTTTGCTCAACAGCCAACACAGACAGCTCAGCAATCTAACGATTTCAATCTGGAATCACAAACCGGATTGCCACCCGATCCAGTGGCAGGAAATTCGGGATTGAGAGAACAGCCTTCTGGTAATGAGTTCGATCAATCAGCAGAGGTAACTACCAATGCATTTCAAGCAGAAGAAGATCCATTTGGTGGATTAGCACAGCAAGGACAAACTATGCAGGCAGAACCACAGCAGTCTGCAGAGAATGAGTTTGAAAACTTTGATCCCGCAAATGAATTAAATTCAGCTCAGATGCAAAACCCGGAAGAATTTTCTGACAATACAGCGAAGATCAATATCACAGACATTTCCACACCAGCTGAAGCAGGCGAGTTTGATGCTGCCGAATTTTCGCAGGGTAAACCCCAATCATCAATGGCTCAAAATGAGCAGTCATTCAATCAGGAATTCGAACAGCCAGAAGTTTCAGAATTCAATGCAGACTCTGCGAATCAGGGTGAAGGCCGTTTTGGTAATTTTCGTCCGGAAGAATTTTCAGCACAACAGGCAGAGAGTGTCACGACGGTGAAAAATCCGTCAGCGGCAATTGATACTAGTACATTTCACAATCCAGGGGCCATGACAGAACAACAAGCGCCCCAGGCTCAGGGGCTGTTTGATCGTTCTGCACCAACTAGCGACAATTCCATTCAGGAATTTGGTGCTTTACAGGAAGAGTCATTCCAACAAGAGCCTGTCATGAATTCACGCGGTGAATACACAGTACAACACGGCGAGAATTTCTGGACGATCTCTAAGAAATTGTATGGTACCGGCCGTTATTTTCAACTACTGGCAGAGATCAACAAAAATCGGGTGAGTGATCCACAAAAAATGAGGCCAGGTACGAAACTGATTGCCCCGGATCGAACGGCGATTGATGCTCGATATCAATCGCGGCACAAATCGACACAGACTATTGCCAGTAAGTTTTCCGGAACAGGGGCAGTGCGGAAATCAAGCAAGCCATCTGGCTTTTTTATCAGTCAAGATGGACGTCCGATGTATCGTGTGGGGAGTAATGATACATTAACCGATATTTCACAGAGACATCTCGGACGTTCTTCTCGCTGGTTTCAGATTTACCAGATCAATCGTCAAAAACTGCAGAACCCAAATAAGCTAAAAATTGGCACCGAATTACAGCTCCCTTATGACGCCAGCCGAGTCAGTCTTGTTCCTGGAAACACATCCAGCCGATAG
- a CDS encoding glycosyltransferase, with protein MSDDVFPTPIAFCITGLQPGGAERALVQIVKRLNREKWSPVVYSLTGTGPLADELQLADIPIEVLHAHSPWDARIIWRLAKKFKAQKPVLLQTFLFHANLAGRLAARISGIRHVVSGIRVSEKRQNGHLFLDRWTNGLVDLNVCVSQSVAQFSIRQGKLSKSKVKVIPNGVDFELFDSAEAIDLSPWGIPAGAKVILFVGRLDPQKAPNDLLTAFTCFAEQAPDFHLLFVGEGPLKAKLEQQSYQLPCASRIHFAGWQSQIPQLMKAASCLVLPSLWEGMPNVVLEAMASGLPVISTDVDGVSELIQHGKQGVLVAQGSSAEIQQALRDFSHEPAMFLEMARNAQIIVKKEFTWEAIAQKYDQIYENLLIKHR; from the coding sequence TTGTCTGACGATGTCTTTCCCACTCCGATAGCTTTTTGTATTACCGGGCTACAGCCTGGTGGAGCGGAACGTGCGCTCGTTCAGATTGTAAAACGCTTGAATCGTGAAAAATGGTCTCCCGTTGTTTATTCTCTGACAGGCACGGGACCACTGGCTGATGAACTCCAATTGGCGGACATTCCCATAGAGGTCTTACACGCTCATTCGCCTTGGGATGCTCGCATTATCTGGCGACTGGCAAAAAAGTTCAAAGCACAGAAACCAGTTTTACTCCAAACATTTTTATTTCATGCCAATTTAGCCGGTCGACTTGCTGCGCGCATTTCAGGAATACGGCATGTCGTTTCTGGCATTCGTGTTTCAGAAAAACGACAGAATGGTCACCTCTTTTTGGATCGTTGGACTAACGGTCTTGTAGATTTGAATGTCTGTGTCAGTCAATCGGTGGCACAGTTTTCTATTCGGCAGGGTAAGCTTTCAAAATCTAAAGTGAAGGTAATTCCTAATGGCGTAGATTTCGAATTGTTTGATAGCGCAGAAGCGATAGATTTGAGCCCGTGGGGCATTCCTGCCGGTGCGAAGGTGATTCTGTTCGTGGGGAGATTAGATCCTCAGAAGGCCCCCAACGATCTTCTGACTGCATTTACTTGCTTTGCGGAGCAGGCTCCCGATTTTCATCTCCTATTTGTTGGTGAGGGGCCGTTGAAAGCTAAATTGGAACAACAATCGTACCAATTGCCGTGTGCTTCACGGATTCATTTTGCTGGTTGGCAGTCTCAGATTCCTCAATTGATGAAGGCAGCCAGTTGTTTGGTACTTCCATCGTTATGGGAAGGGATGCCAAATGTGGTTCTTGAGGCGATGGCCTCTGGTTTGCCTGTCATTTCAACGGATGTGGACGGCGTTTCTGAATTAATACAACATGGTAAACAGGGTGTTCTAGTAGCTCAGGGTAGTTCTGCTGAGATTCAACAGGCATTACGAGACTTCAGTCATGAACCTGCAATGTTTCTCGAGATGGCCAGAAATGCGCAAATTATTGTCAAAAAAGAATTTACATGGGAAGCAATAGCCCAGAAATATGACCAGATTTACGAGAACCTACTGATAAAGCATCGCTGA
- a CDS encoding tetratricopeptide repeat protein: MAEENNNQTESDEVADVAVKESRADGAEETAVEGAETEELSLRDKVTKIARAHWKPLGITGSVLVLLSLYCLAISGEPEKTPKEILAEALDILKSAKDNNTRIQAQKIAYDLKKQDYQDPDFPGALYFIFGIVAFENAEGLTGESQEHQYLIASRYLKEAERRAIDQEYRPQWSYALGTCSYLLGSMKSSRPLLEEAVETHPPGKLKASMLLTDIYLDHKADTVLKKAFELNTEALKLKDLASLTRDRLYLQRAQIFLAQGKNEQAQQVLSKVKQRESVNQVTIVFQAQTLMAEEKYQEALSMLAPVKDNLGLERKFSRQASYLMGLCAESLNDTVAAIDLYEQTTHRYAGTHEGLAAYLHLAELLRKNGRTEEALIAYRAALRSIKSPEEFRNRWIGLDRVQTYVLDAWNDWVDEKNIKNGVTYFNAAIQLSDYLPPLLSEVQAKELAANANRRWAEYLERVFDESSVSQQLSLQPELNERWKQSGKAYYELARLLTTSDRYGEILSISAEHFHKSQDFETALKVLTRFINTNPSKKMPQALVRRGEILLELDQLDEAIDHFERVIIGYPTDVAAFEAKYLMGVSYLEKDDLDQAASIWKEILESSNLTPKAKQWQDSLFSLGKLNFHRGKIAESQKEEVKNEPQTDQKRKESAKIAFHEEATKRLREYVDRYPESEKVYEARFLLARSLQNLADQPFQEMKHAKTDNARQELKKKQFEFLNMAIQQLKELNRDLRKLESEDRLDSLGKRLLKSTCFGTAHLLYLTEKYEDAIKSYHDAVNRYPQSTEVLIAYMKMSGCYESLGKKNEAKSMLEQAKIILKQMPDKVFESRATNLGREEWNRWLDWSRELRNSDNRPNQIQTGSGV, translated from the coding sequence ATGGCAGAAGAAAACAATAATCAAACAGAATCAGACGAGGTTGCTGACGTTGCGGTGAAAGAATCACGGGCAGACGGTGCTGAAGAAACTGCTGTAGAAGGTGCAGAAACCGAAGAGCTTTCATTACGTGACAAAGTTACAAAAATTGCTCGAGCTCATTGGAAGCCTTTGGGAATTACTGGCTCTGTGCTGGTTTTGCTATCTCTTTACTGTTTGGCAATTAGTGGCGAACCAGAAAAAACGCCCAAAGAAATTTTAGCTGAAGCATTAGATATCTTGAAATCGGCAAAAGATAATAATACCCGGATTCAAGCTCAGAAAATAGCATACGATTTGAAGAAACAGGATTACCAGGATCCTGATTTTCCAGGAGCTTTGTATTTTATTTTTGGGATCGTTGCCTTTGAAAATGCAGAAGGACTTACCGGAGAATCACAGGAACATCAGTATTTGATCGCTAGCCGTTATCTTAAAGAAGCTGAGAGAAGAGCGATTGACCAAGAGTATCGTCCACAATGGAGTTACGCGCTGGGAACATGTTCTTATTTATTGGGTTCTATGAAAAGTTCACGCCCACTTTTAGAAGAAGCTGTTGAGACACATCCGCCTGGAAAATTGAAGGCCTCAATGTTACTAACAGATATCTATCTTGATCATAAAGCGGATACTGTTTTAAAGAAAGCATTCGAGTTAAATACGGAAGCTCTCAAGCTTAAAGATTTGGCTTCATTGACACGGGATCGATTGTATTTACAAAGGGCACAGATTTTTCTGGCACAGGGCAAGAATGAGCAGGCCCAGCAGGTTTTGTCAAAAGTGAAACAGAGAGAATCTGTGAATCAGGTAACAATCGTCTTTCAGGCACAAACGCTTATGGCAGAAGAAAAGTATCAAGAGGCTTTAAGTATGCTGGCGCCTGTGAAAGACAATCTGGGTTTAGAGCGAAAGTTTTCCCGACAGGCCTCATATTTGATGGGATTGTGTGCTGAATCGTTGAATGATACAGTCGCCGCCATCGATTTATATGAACAAACAACTCATCGTTATGCCGGAACTCATGAAGGTCTGGCTGCTTATTTACATCTTGCTGAACTGTTACGAAAGAATGGTAGAACGGAAGAAGCACTCATTGCCTATCGTGCTGCACTACGTTCAATTAAGAGTCCTGAAGAATTTCGTAATCGTTGGATTGGTCTGGATCGGGTTCAGACTTATGTGCTCGATGCCTGGAATGATTGGGTTGATGAAAAAAATATTAAAAATGGCGTGACCTATTTTAATGCCGCCATTCAATTGTCAGATTATCTACCACCCTTGTTATCGGAAGTTCAAGCGAAAGAATTAGCAGCGAATGCAAATCGTCGCTGGGCAGAATATTTGGAACGCGTTTTTGATGAATCTTCAGTGAGTCAACAGCTAAGTTTGCAGCCTGAGTTGAATGAACGTTGGAAACAAAGTGGTAAAGCTTATTATGAGCTTGCCCGACTTTTGACTACCTCTGATCGTTATGGAGAAATTTTATCGATTTCTGCTGAGCACTTCCATAAAAGTCAGGACTTTGAAACAGCATTAAAAGTGCTCACTCGATTTATCAATACAAATCCAAGTAAAAAAATGCCACAGGCTCTTGTTCGGCGTGGTGAAATCTTACTCGAGCTTGATCAGCTTGATGAGGCGATCGATCACTTTGAGCGAGTGATTATCGGGTATCCGACCGATGTCGCAGCATTTGAAGCAAAATATTTGATGGGGGTCTCTTATCTTGAGAAAGATGATCTTGATCAGGCTGCCTCTATCTGGAAAGAAATATTGGAATCAAGCAATTTGACGCCGAAAGCGAAGCAGTGGCAGGATTCATTATTCTCTTTAGGCAAACTAAATTTTCATCGTGGAAAGATTGCAGAGTCTCAGAAAGAAGAAGTCAAAAACGAACCACAGACTGATCAGAAACGAAAAGAATCAGCAAAGATTGCTTTTCATGAAGAAGCAACGAAGCGGCTACGAGAATATGTCGATCGTTACCCTGAATCAGAGAAAGTGTATGAAGCACGTTTTCTATTAGCGAGATCTCTTCAAAATTTGGCAGATCAACCGTTTCAGGAAATGAAACATGCAAAAACAGATAATGCACGACAAGAGTTGAAAAAAAAACAGTTTGAATTTTTGAATATGGCCATTCAACAACTCAAAGAATTAAATCGTGATCTGCGAAAACTGGAAAGCGAAGATCGCCTGGATTCTTTGGGAAAAAGATTGTTGAAGTCAACCTGCTTTGGTACTGCGCATTTATTGTACTTGACGGAAAAGTACGAGGACGCAATCAAATCTTATCATGATGCCGTTAACCGATATCCTCAAAGTACAGAAGTTCTGATTGCGTACATGAAAATGTCAGGGTGTTATGAAAGTTTGGGGAAAAAAAATGAGGCCAAAAGTATGCTGGAACAGGCAAAAATTATTTTGAAGCAGATGCCGGATAAAGTCTTTGAGTCCAGGGCAACGAATTTGGGACGCGAAGAGTGGAACCGCTGGTTGGATTGGTCACGAGAACTACGCAACTCTGATAATCGTCCGAACCAAATTCAGACAGGTAGTGGTGTTTAA
- the rsmH gene encoding 16S rRNA (cytosine(1402)-N(4))-methyltransferase RsmH, which translates to MSGDQKKTIHIPVLLREVIEQLDLSPGLVVVDGTVGAGGHSQHILRKIGTEGILIGLDRDEMMLNFAKEKLQLEKSSVGQWHLKQASYAELSRVLDELQLKYIDRILLDLGLSSDQLGDVERGFGFESSGELDLRFDTRSGVPAWKLLETLSESELIEVFEVYGEERFSHRIAAQIVKQRKSAPIRMAVDLTKAVHEAVPHKALTSARKNPATRVFQALRIAANKELEQLQTMLETVLPQVLKPGGRAAIISFHSLEDRLVKQAFKNQAIWKSLTQKPIVATQAEQRVNPRCRTAKLRVAIKT; encoded by the coding sequence ATGTCCGGTGATCAGAAGAAGACGATTCATATACCGGTTCTGTTACGTGAGGTTATTGAGCAACTTGATTTATCTCCCGGGCTGGTCGTTGTTGACGGAACGGTAGGAGCTGGAGGCCATAGTCAACACATATTGAGAAAAATTGGTACAGAAGGAATCTTAATTGGTCTGGATCGTGATGAGATGATGCTCAATTTTGCAAAAGAAAAATTACAGTTAGAAAAATCATCAGTTGGGCAGTGGCATCTCAAACAGGCGAGTTATGCAGAGCTATCTAGAGTCTTGGATGAACTGCAACTGAAGTATATTGATCGAATTCTGTTAGATTTGGGATTGTCTTCAGATCAATTAGGAGATGTCGAGCGTGGTTTTGGATTTGAGTCGTCAGGAGAATTAGATTTACGGTTCGATACCAGGTCAGGAGTTCCAGCCTGGAAACTTCTGGAAACACTTTCAGAATCAGAATTGATTGAAGTATTCGAAGTTTATGGTGAGGAGCGTTTCAGTCACAGAATAGCGGCTCAGATTGTCAAGCAGAGGAAATCAGCACCGATCAGGATGGCAGTAGATTTGACAAAAGCCGTTCATGAAGCGGTCCCGCATAAGGCATTGACTTCAGCAAGGAAAAATCCGGCGACACGTGTATTTCAGGCATTACGGATAGCAGCAAACAAGGAACTCGAACAATTACAAACCATGTTGGAAACGGTTTTACCACAGGTTCTGAAACCAGGAGGACGAGCTGCGATTATCAGCTTTCATTCGCTGGAAGACCGATTAGTCAAGCAGGCTTTTAAGAACCAAGCTATCTGGAAGAGCTTGACACAGAAGCCCATTGTTGCAACTCAGGCAGAACAGCGTGTCAATCCACGGTGTCGTACTGCGAAGTTAAGGGTTGCGATCAAGACATAA
- a CDS encoding flagellar basal body rod protein FlgB, translating into MIDQILNSNSLPLLEKMAAFAERRQEVLAGNIANIDTPSYKMRDLPVKDFQQALREAVQLKDHVPRPTAQQSLGMPVSLANNQSVKSQLENLFPKSLFEAQEASPQNLTFQDANNRSMESQVMRMTKNSLMQQFAVEVMMAQMNQLMTVISERP; encoded by the coding sequence ATGATAGATCAAATTCTGAATTCGAATTCGTTGCCTTTATTGGAAAAAATGGCCGCGTTCGCAGAACGTAGGCAGGAAGTTCTTGCAGGAAATATTGCCAATATTGACACACCATCTTATAAAATGCGCGATTTACCTGTTAAAGATTTCCAGCAGGCATTACGTGAGGCGGTTCAGTTGAAAGATCATGTACCAAGGCCTACAGCTCAGCAATCTTTAGGGATGCCAGTTTCTTTAGCAAATAACCAATCAGTTAAATCACAACTAGAAAACTTATTTCCCAAAAGTTTATTTGAAGCGCAGGAAGCCTCTCCTCAAAATTTGACATTTCAAGACGCCAATAACCGGAGCATGGAGTCACAAGTCATGCGAATGACAAAAAACTCGCTAATGCAGCAATTCGCTGTTGAAGTTATGATGGCGCAGATGAATCAGTTGATGACAGTGATTTCGGAACGCCCCTAG
- a CDS encoding sigma-54-dependent transcriptional regulator, with the protein MNIKQKHNSALGGVIQVVSQDRIRRLEVCTQFSNLGYTVIPLAEANFSQSPLRSGADICVLLDQKITSEFTFAVDHKKQQSLIPVLFYFPALTNETQKEVLKSGQTIFHESIVPFAELKPQDSVDSIRRLLDSAIKYARLSKECTDLISELNERSSRRLIGYSQVVQTLRDRIADIVHLKCPVLVQGVPGSELSLVAEIIHDSMFIDSHPLIKVNCNTLTTENVERELIGFYSHEDSSYSDEPVWNPGRIEQAEGGTLILDQVDLASLPVQGILLKIFENETYLSSEEKQQKNVNCRIISTSHVSLKDLVSQNQFKKKLAAILSESTISVPRLNDRKEDLALLAEHIISEVAKAEGMAPKLLTLDGLEMLKKHDWTGDVQELRNLIRHVNLVDGSPRLDASSLSPWIGTEMISNTDSLVGMTLREMEQKLIESTFARCGGNREHTAQMLEIGLRTLSGKLRSYGYPPRGGPDSKRRFTVKRAA; encoded by the coding sequence ATGAATATAAAACAAAAACATAATTCCGCATTAGGTGGAGTGATTCAGGTTGTTTCCCAGGATCGTATTCGTCGGCTAGAGGTGTGTACCCAGTTTTCAAATTTAGGGTATACCGTAATCCCTTTAGCAGAAGCCAATTTTTCACAATCACCGCTACGTTCCGGAGCGGATATTTGTGTATTGCTTGATCAAAAGATAACATCGGAGTTTACATTCGCGGTTGATCATAAGAAGCAGCAGAGTTTGATTCCTGTGCTATTTTATTTTCCAGCATTAACCAATGAAACTCAAAAAGAGGTTTTGAAATCAGGTCAAACGATTTTCCATGAATCTATCGTTCCATTTGCAGAGCTGAAACCTCAGGATTCCGTTGATAGTATCAGGCGGCTACTCGACTCTGCTATCAAATATGCTCGATTATCAAAAGAATGTACTGACTTGATTTCAGAATTAAATGAACGCTCCAGTCGCCGGCTCATTGGCTATAGTCAGGTTGTACAGACATTACGGGATCGTATTGCAGACATCGTTCATCTGAAATGTCCGGTATTAGTGCAAGGCGTACCAGGTTCAGAGCTATCTCTGGTTGCTGAGATCATTCACGATTCCATGTTCATCGATTCTCACCCACTCATTAAAGTGAATTGTAATACTCTGACTACAGAAAATGTGGAACGGGAACTGATTGGTTTTTATTCACATGAAGATAGCAGTTATTCGGACGAACCCGTTTGGAATCCAGGACGCATTGAACAGGCAGAGGGAGGAACTTTGATTCTCGATCAGGTAGATCTGGCTTCATTACCTGTTCAAGGTATATTGTTGAAGATTTTTGAAAACGAAACATACCTTTCATCAGAAGAAAAACAGCAAAAAAATGTAAATTGTCGAATCATTTCCACGAGTCATGTTTCACTCAAAGATCTGGTATCGCAAAATCAATTTAAGAAAAAATTGGCAGCGATCCTCTCAGAATCAACAATTTCTGTTCCCCGGTTGAATGATCGTAAAGAAGACTTGGCATTATTGGCAGAGCATATCATTAGTGAAGTTGCTAAGGCAGAAGGTATGGCTCCCAAACTATTAACATTAGATGGTTTGGAAATGTTAAAGAAACATGATTGGACTGGGGATGTCCAGGAATTACGAAACCTGATTCGCCATGTGAATCTGGTTGACGGTAGTCCTCGCCTGGATGCCTCAAGTTTATCACCTTGGATTGGTACAGAGATGATATCAAATACAGATTCTCTGGTTGGGATGACTTTACGAGAGATGGAGCAGAAGCTCATAGAAAGTACTTTTGCCCGTTGTGGAGGAAATCGTGAACATACGGCACAAATGCTGGAGATTGGTCTACGAACACTTTCGGGAAAGTTGAGATCTTACGGATACCCACCTCGGGGAGGCCCAGATTCGAAACGAAGGTTTACGGTCAAACGAGCTGCGTGA
- the mraZ gene encoding division/cell wall cluster transcriptional repressor MraZ, whose translation MALTGTFNKTLDGKRRLAIPKRIKEELVNKQFTQVYIAPGTETSLLLFSEKGFEQQAQRLKEYSNNVPEAARYLRLYYSRAEKVEVDAQGRICIPERLANLASLEAKQEVILIGVQDHAEIWSTERWETYLKDHGPHFDEMASQAFGQMPW comes from the coding sequence ATGGCGTTAACTGGAACATTCAACAAGACTCTGGACGGAAAACGTCGTTTGGCAATCCCCAAGCGAATCAAAGAAGAACTTGTTAACAAACAATTTACACAGGTTTATATTGCACCAGGCACGGAAACATCTTTGTTGCTTTTTTCTGAGAAGGGATTTGAACAGCAAGCACAACGTTTAAAAGAGTATTCCAATAACGTCCCGGAGGCAGCCCGCTATCTTCGATTGTATTATTCGAGGGCTGAGAAAGTGGAAGTGGACGCTCAGGGACGCATTTGTATTCCGGAACGTTTGGCTAATCTGGCTAGCTTGGAAGCAAAACAGGAAGTGATATTGATTGGAGTTCAAGATCATGCAGAAATTTGGAGTACAGAGCGTTGGGAAACCTATCTTAAAGATCATGGACCTCATTTTGATGAGATGGCCTCTCAAGCCTTTGGTCAAATGCCCTGGTAG
- a CDS encoding peptidoglycan D,D-transpeptidase FtsI family protein, with amino-acid sequence MSSTKFDRHISWRTWSLVILVVLAWIVISGRLIYLQYIGHRQFASVVVRQQVYKEKIPARPGDLLDRNGRLLATTIVTSSLFVIPQRLENQNDVAQICKLLDLDETHFLNRLKQNRNKLFLWVKRRLTDQELQDIRSLSLSDDVWGFRQEYRRKYPQGALAAHVLGLRDIDGKGQGGIEEAFDHMICGQDGYRFQIRDAHGRVIEVRNDSRVAARNGESLVTTLDSIIQLYTERQLQAIVKEWQPKSACAIVMGVKTGEVLAMASVPTFDLNHPENISESAWKNTAIASIYEPGSTLKPFIVAAALEKGILEKEEEFDCENGEYRMSKRVLHDHHSYGMLSVTDILVKSSNIGMAKIGERLTNPGLFEAVKAFSFGQKTGIQLPGELNGIVRPLKEWNIYSTGSIPMGQEIAVTPIQLISAHVALANQGKLLSPRLIRDQIDHNHFPRSDEEPEQVRPLVSTPIVSSEVADWLVRVPMLETVRRGTGRKAMLEEYAVFGKTGTAQKPDPKTGKYSSQLHVSSFICGAPAHDPQILVLVVVNEPSVGPNHYGGTIAGPPAAEILKQTLIYLRVPFDRNYRQHGKQAAGGLRNMLR; translated from the coding sequence TTGAGTTCCACAAAGTTTGATCGACATATAAGTTGGCGAACCTGGAGCCTTGTGATCCTCGTGGTATTGGCATGGATCGTGATTTCCGGGCGGCTCATTTATCTTCAATATATCGGGCACCGTCAGTTTGCTTCTGTTGTTGTACGACAGCAGGTTTATAAAGAAAAAATACCCGCCAGGCCAGGGGATCTCCTTGACAGGAATGGACGGCTGTTGGCAACAACGATTGTGACAAGCAGTTTATTTGTTATTCCGCAACGTCTAGAAAATCAGAACGATGTTGCACAGATCTGCAAGTTGCTTGACCTTGATGAAACGCATTTTCTCAACCGGCTAAAACAGAATCGGAATAAGCTCTTTCTTTGGGTTAAAAGACGTTTAACCGATCAGGAACTACAAGACATTAGATCGCTCAGTCTCTCTGATGATGTCTGGGGCTTTCGACAGGAATATCGTAGAAAATATCCTCAAGGTGCTTTAGCCGCACATGTTCTGGGACTACGGGATATTGATGGAAAAGGACAGGGGGGCATTGAAGAGGCTTTTGATCACATGATATGTGGTCAAGATGGTTATCGGTTTCAGATTCGCGATGCACATGGGCGTGTGATTGAAGTTCGCAATGATTCTCGAGTAGCAGCGCGTAATGGAGAAAGTTTGGTGACGACTTTGGATTCGATCATTCAGCTATATACCGAGCGACAATTGCAAGCAATTGTTAAGGAATGGCAGCCCAAAAGTGCGTGTGCCATAGTGATGGGGGTCAAAACGGGTGAAGTACTGGCCATGGCTTCTGTACCGACCTTTGATTTGAATCATCCTGAGAACATTTCTGAGTCTGCCTGGAAAAATACGGCAATTGCATCTATTTATGAACCAGGTTCGACCTTGAAACCCTTTATTGTAGCGGCAGCACTTGAGAAAGGGATCTTAGAAAAAGAGGAAGAGTTTGATTGTGAAAATGGTGAGTATCGCATGAGTAAGAGAGTGCTTCACGATCATCACAGTTATGGAATGTTGAGTGTCACCGATATTCTGGTTAAGTCAAGTAATATTGGGATGGCGAAAATTGGCGAGCGACTGACTAATCCCGGTTTGTTCGAAGCAGTCAAAGCGTTTAGTTTCGGTCAGAAAACGGGGATTCAGTTACCTGGTGAATTAAATGGGATCGTCAGACCTTTGAAAGAATGGAATATCTATTCGACCGGTTCCATCCCAATGGGCCAGGAGATTGCAGTGACTCCAATTCAGCTAATTTCTGCTCATGTGGCTCTCGCCAATCAAGGGAAACTGCTAAGTCCTCGCTTGATTCGAGATCAGATCGATCACAATCATTTTCCCCGTTCTGATGAAGAACCTGAACAAGTCCGACCTTTGGTTTCGACTCCCATCGTCTCATCAGAAGTTGCTGACTGGCTGGTTAGAGTGCCGATGCTAGAAACTGTCAGGCGGGGAACCGGGCGAAAAGCGATGCTAGAAGAGTATGCTGTGTTTGGGAAGACGGGAACTGCGCAAAAACCTGATCCCAAAACTGGTAAGTACTCATCCCAGTTACATGTGAGCTCTTTTATCTGTGGTGCGCCAGCACATGATCCCCAGATACTGGTACTGGTTGTGGTAAATGAACCCTCAGTCGGGCCAAACCATTATGGTGGGACCATTGCAGGCCCTCCAGCTGCAGAGATTCTAAAGCAGACATTAATTTATCTGAGAGTTCCCTTTGATAGGAATTATCGACAGCATGGCAAACAGGCTGCGGGTGGGCTTCGCAATATGTTGCGTTGA